From a region of the Burkholderia lata genome:
- a CDS encoding LysE family translocator: protein MSMLVSMAAFALASSITPGPVNIVALSAGARHGLGASLRYAAGATLGFVALFLLIGLGLHAALARWPVLTTATQWSGIAFLLYMALRLALDDGRLSADPDVAGPSAAAGAAMQWLNPKAWLACVAAMGAYATDGDRTQVWQFAALYLVICFASIACWSYAGASLRHRLANARHMRVFNRLMALLLAGSALFLLDV, encoded by the coding sequence ATGAGCATGCTGGTTTCGATGGCCGCGTTCGCGCTCGCCTCGTCGATCACCCCCGGTCCCGTCAACATCGTCGCGCTCAGTGCCGGCGCACGCCACGGCCTCGGCGCGAGCCTGCGCTATGCGGCCGGCGCGACGCTCGGCTTCGTCGCGCTGTTCCTGCTGATTGGCCTCGGGCTGCACGCGGCGCTCGCGCGCTGGCCGGTGCTGACGACCGCCACGCAGTGGTCGGGGATCGCGTTCCTGCTGTACATGGCGCTGCGGCTCGCGCTCGATGACGGCCGGCTGTCGGCCGACCCGGACGTGGCCGGCCCGTCGGCGGCGGCCGGCGCGGCGATGCAGTGGCTGAATCCGAAGGCGTGGCTCGCGTGCGTGGCCGCGATGGGCGCGTATGCGACCGATGGCGACCGCACGCAGGTCTGGCAGTTTGCCGCGCTGTATCTGGTGATCTGTTTCGCGTCGATCGCGTGCTGGTCGTATGCGGGCGCATCGCTGCGGCACCGGCTGGCGAACGCGCGGCACATGCGCGTGTTCAACCGGCTGATGGCGCTGCTGCTCGCCGGCAGCGCACTCTTCCTGCTCGACGTGTAG
- a CDS encoding AraC family transcriptional regulator translates to MSRTANRSVVPSPFWRDAALPFIEARTVDDGREICYAKHTHDTFSVGAIVGGTSTYVNGATNEHVGRGVLVIIDPEQVHACNPYGPDAWAYRMVYVDVPWLARLQHSLGRDSNSDFHGFSPKLTERHDLFAQFGGFYRTLVAPGVDPLGKESAAVEFFTALHGALDRELPGPRAGDDNARLARAADYIAVHCREGVTLDAICAAADLSPSYLIRAFNARYGMTPHAFLIDRRVQYGRTELRRGRPIADVALDAGFADQAHFQRAFRRIAAATPGQYRSATS, encoded by the coding sequence GTGAGCCGTACCGCCAACCGATCCGTCGTACCGTCGCCGTTCTGGCGTGATGCCGCGCTGCCGTTCATCGAAGCGCGCACCGTCGACGACGGCCGCGAGATCTGCTACGCGAAGCACACGCACGACACGTTCTCGGTGGGCGCGATCGTCGGCGGCACGAGCACCTACGTGAACGGCGCGACGAACGAGCACGTCGGGCGCGGCGTGCTCGTGATCATCGACCCGGAGCAGGTGCACGCGTGCAATCCGTACGGCCCGGATGCATGGGCGTACCGGATGGTCTATGTCGACGTGCCGTGGCTCGCGCGGCTGCAGCATTCGCTGGGCCGCGATTCGAACAGCGATTTTCACGGCTTTTCGCCGAAGTTGACGGAGCGCCACGACCTGTTCGCGCAATTTGGCGGCTTCTACCGCACGCTCGTCGCGCCCGGCGTCGATCCGCTCGGCAAGGAGAGCGCGGCAGTCGAGTTCTTCACGGCGCTGCACGGCGCGCTCGATCGCGAACTGCCCGGCCCGCGCGCCGGGGACGACAACGCCCGGCTCGCGCGCGCGGCCGACTACATCGCCGTGCATTGCCGTGAGGGCGTCACGCTCGATGCGATCTGCGCGGCGGCCGATCTGTCGCCGTCATACCTGATTCGCGCGTTCAACGCCCGCTACGGGATGACGCCGCATGCATTCCTGATCGATCGCCGCGTGCAGTACGGCCGCACGGAGCTGCGCCGCGGCCGGCCGATCGCCGACGTCGCGCTGGACGCAGGTTTTGCCGACCAGGCGCATTTCCAGCGCGCGTTCCGGCGAATCGCCGCCGCGACGCCCGGCCAGTACCGCAGCGCGACGAGCTGA
- a CDS encoding SDR family NAD(P)-dependent oxidoreductase: protein MHIDLKGKTAVVTASTAGIGLAIAEGLARAGARVVVNGRSDASVQSALAHLRAAVPGAGFDGIAADLSDAAGVARITQHTPAADILVNNAGIYGLKAFFDIDDAEWDHYFQTNVMSGVRLARHYLKGMIERNAGRIVFISSESGLNIPVDMIHYGFTKTAQLSIARGLAKLAAGTNVTVNSVLPGPTMSDGVRALLKETADETGRSVEDVAVDFVRNHRSSSIIQRPATPEEVANLVVYVCSPLASATTGAALRVDGGVVDTIA, encoded by the coding sequence ATGCATATCGATCTGAAAGGCAAGACCGCGGTCGTCACCGCCTCCACCGCCGGCATCGGGCTCGCGATCGCCGAAGGGCTCGCGCGCGCCGGCGCGCGTGTCGTCGTCAACGGCCGCAGCGACGCATCCGTGCAGTCCGCGCTCGCGCACCTGCGCGCCGCCGTCCCGGGCGCGGGCTTCGATGGCATCGCCGCCGACCTGTCCGATGCCGCCGGCGTCGCACGCATCACGCAGCACACGCCCGCGGCCGACATCCTCGTCAACAACGCGGGCATCTACGGCCTGAAGGCGTTCTTCGACATCGACGATGCCGAGTGGGACCACTATTTCCAGACCAACGTGATGTCCGGCGTGCGCCTCGCGCGGCATTACCTGAAGGGGATGATCGAACGCAATGCCGGTCGCATCGTGTTCATTTCGTCGGAATCCGGCCTGAACATCCCGGTCGACATGATCCATTACGGATTCACCAAAACCGCGCAGCTGTCGATCGCCCGCGGCCTCGCGAAGCTCGCGGCCGGCACGAACGTGACGGTCAACTCGGTGCTGCCGGGGCCGACGATGTCGGACGGCGTGCGGGCGCTGCTGAAGGAAACGGCCGACGAAACCGGCCGCAGCGTCGAAGACGTGGCCGTGGATTTCGTGCGCAACCACCGCTCGAGCTCGATCATCCAGCGACCCGCGACGCCCGAGGAAGTCGCGAACCTGGTCGTCTACGTGTGCTCGCCGCTCGCTTCGGCGACGACGGGCGCGGCATTGCGGGTAGATGGCGGCGTGGTCGACACGATCGCGTGA
- a CDS encoding AI-2E family transporter encodes MGAHVPSSPDPAARPRTQQVSRAVLYAALLVIALWVIRDFIPAIAWACVIAIAMWPMLKRFESHRLFRNRPTLIAVVITAAISLLVVLPVAVAATQAIGQAHDLREWLRTVQDNGIPVPDVIGRLPYGAAQITEWWQANLGHPLHAASAMHGVNSEKFLAFGRQFGTKLAHALLEFGFMLVTLFVILRAGHKLSGALLQGARRAFGRSGAELIERMVAAVFGTVTGLVVVGLGEGALLGIAYALAGVPHAALLGLVTAIAAMLPFCAPVVFCGAALWLFVQGATMWAIVVAVLGFVVVFVAEHFVRPVLIGSSARLPFLLVLFGILGGAETFGLIGLFVGPALMTVLTMLWAEWIA; translated from the coding sequence ATGGGCGCACATGTCCCGTCGTCTCCCGATCCTGCCGCGCGGCCGCGTACGCAGCAGGTCTCCCGCGCCGTGCTGTATGCGGCGCTGCTGGTGATCGCGCTGTGGGTGATCCGCGATTTCATTCCCGCCATCGCCTGGGCCTGCGTGATCGCCATCGCGATGTGGCCGATGCTGAAACGCTTCGAATCGCACCGCCTGTTCCGCAACCGCCCGACGCTCATCGCGGTCGTCATTACGGCGGCGATCTCGTTGCTGGTCGTGCTGCCGGTGGCCGTCGCGGCAACCCAGGCGATCGGGCAGGCGCATGACCTGCGCGAGTGGCTGCGCACGGTCCAGGACAACGGCATCCCGGTGCCGGACGTGATCGGTCGGCTGCCTTACGGCGCGGCGCAGATCACCGAATGGTGGCAGGCCAACCTCGGCCATCCGCTGCATGCGGCCAGTGCGATGCACGGCGTCAATAGCGAGAAATTCCTCGCGTTCGGCCGGCAGTTCGGTACGAAGCTCGCGCACGCGCTGCTCGAATTCGGCTTCATGCTCGTCACGCTGTTCGTGATCCTGCGGGCCGGCCACAAGCTGTCGGGGGCGCTGCTGCAGGGCGCGCGGCGCGCGTTCGGGCGCAGCGGCGCGGAGCTGATCGAGCGGATGGTCGCGGCCGTGTTCGGCACGGTGACGGGGCTGGTCGTCGTCGGGCTCGGCGAGGGCGCGCTGCTCGGCATCGCGTATGCGCTGGCCGGTGTCCCGCATGCGGCGCTGCTCGGCCTGGTCACGGCGATCGCCGCGATGCTGCCGTTCTGCGCGCCCGTGGTGTTTTGCGGCGCGGCGCTCTGGCTGTTCGTGCAAGGCGCAACCATGTGGGCCATCGTGGTGGCCGTGCTCGGGTTCGTCGTCGTGTTCGTCGCCGAGCACTTCGTGCGGCCGGTGCTGATCGGCAGTTCCGCGCGGCTGCCGTTCCTGCTCGTGCTGTTCGGCATCCTCGGCGGCGCCGAGACGTTCGGCCTGATCGGGCTGTTCGTCGGCCCCGCGCTGATGACGGTGCTGACGATGCTGTGGGCCGAATGGATTGCGTGA
- a CDS encoding NADH:flavin oxidoreductase/NADH oxidase encodes MSALFEPFKLKDVTLRNRIAVPPMCQYVAEDGVVNDWHHVHLAGIARGGAGLVIAEATAVSPEGRITPGCAGLWNDAQAEAFAPSVAAIKAAGAVPGIQIAHAGRKASANRPWEGDDHIADGDPRGWQTIAPSAVPFGAHLPKTPRAMTRDDIARVQADFVASAKRARDLGFEWLELHFAHGYLGQSFFSVHANQRDDEYGGSAENRGRFLVETLAAVRKVWPEHLPLTARFGVIEYDGRDEETLAESIALTQRLKQEGLDMLSVSVGFSTPDAQIPWGPAFLAPIAERVRREAGLPVSSAWGIDTPQLANRVVAEEQLDLVMVGRAHLADPHWPYYAAKQLGVERPSWTLPAPYAHWLERYRTADKVA; translated from the coding sequence ATGTCTGCCCTGTTCGAACCGTTCAAACTCAAGGATGTCACGCTGCGTAACCGCATCGCGGTGCCGCCGATGTGCCAGTACGTCGCCGAGGACGGCGTCGTCAACGATTGGCATCACGTGCATCTGGCCGGCATTGCGCGTGGCGGCGCTGGCCTCGTGATCGCCGAGGCGACGGCCGTGTCGCCGGAAGGGCGCATCACGCCGGGCTGCGCGGGGCTGTGGAACGATGCGCAGGCCGAAGCATTCGCACCGTCGGTCGCGGCGATCAAGGCGGCCGGCGCGGTGCCCGGCATCCAGATCGCGCACGCGGGCCGCAAGGCGAGCGCGAACCGCCCGTGGGAAGGCGACGACCATATCGCCGACGGCGATCCGCGCGGCTGGCAGACCATCGCACCGTCGGCCGTGCCGTTCGGTGCGCATCTGCCGAAGACGCCGCGTGCGATGACGCGCGACGACATCGCACGCGTGCAGGCCGACTTCGTCGCGTCGGCGAAGCGCGCGCGCGACCTGGGCTTCGAATGGCTCGAACTGCACTTCGCGCACGGCTATCTCGGCCAGAGCTTCTTCTCGGTGCATGCGAACCAGCGTGACGACGAATACGGCGGCTCGGCCGAAAACCGTGGCCGATTCCTCGTCGAAACGCTGGCGGCCGTCCGCAAGGTGTGGCCGGAGCATCTGCCGCTGACCGCGCGCTTCGGCGTGATCGAATACGACGGCCGCGACGAAGAGACGCTCGCCGAATCGATCGCGCTCACGCAGCGGCTGAAGCAGGAAGGGCTCGACATGCTGAGCGTGTCGGTCGGTTTCTCGACGCCCGACGCGCAGATTCCGTGGGGCCCGGCGTTCCTCGCGCCGATCGCCGAGCGCGTGCGCCGCGAGGCCGGGCTGCCGGTGTCGTCCGCGTGGGGAATCGACACGCCGCAACTGGCGAACCGCGTGGTGGCGGAAGAGCAGCTCGATCTCGTGATGGTCGGCCGCGCGCATCTGGCCGACCCGCACTGGCCGTACTACGCGGCCAAGCAGCTCGGCGTCGAGCGTCCGTCGTGGACGCTGCCCGCGCCGTACGCGCACTGGCTCGAGCGCTACCGGACCGCCGACAAGGTGGCCTGA
- a CDS encoding type 1 glutamine amidotransferase domain-containing protein, translating to MKILVVLTSHDTLGDTGKKTGFWLEELAAPYYTFKDAGVELTLASPKGGQPPLDPKSSDPTAQTDATRRFDADPAAKAELASTRKLADVSVDDYDAVFYPGGHGPLWDLAEDLHSIGLIERALAAGKPVAAVCHAPGVLRHVKNPQTGESVVRGKRATGFTNSEEAAVELTEVVPFLVEDMLKTNGAQFERSADWAPHVVTDGLLITGQNPASSEPAAEALLAQLSRR from the coding sequence ATGAAGATTCTGGTTGTCCTGACCTCGCACGACACGCTCGGCGACACCGGCAAGAAGACCGGCTTCTGGCTCGAGGAACTGGCCGCGCCGTACTACACGTTCAAGGATGCGGGCGTCGAGCTGACGCTCGCGTCGCCGAAGGGCGGCCAGCCGCCGCTCGATCCGAAAAGCAGTGATCCGACCGCCCAGACCGACGCGACGCGCCGCTTCGACGCCGATCCGGCGGCCAAGGCCGAACTCGCGTCGACGCGCAAGCTGGCCGACGTGTCCGTGGACGACTACGACGCCGTGTTCTACCCGGGCGGCCATGGCCCGCTGTGGGATCTGGCCGAGGATCTGCATTCGATCGGCCTGATCGAGCGTGCGCTGGCGGCCGGCAAGCCGGTCGCGGCCGTGTGCCATGCACCGGGCGTGCTGCGTCACGTGAAGAACCCGCAGACCGGCGAATCGGTCGTGCGCGGCAAGCGCGCGACGGGCTTCACCAACAGCGAGGAAGCGGCCGTCGAATTGACGGAAGTCGTGCCGTTCCTCGTCGAGGACATGCTGAAGACCAACGGCGCGCAATTCGAGCGCAGCGCCGACTGGGCGCCGCATGTCGTCACCGACGGGCTGCTGATCACGGGGCAGAACCCCGCGTCGTCGGAGCCTGCCGCCGAGGCGTTGCTCGCGCAGCTCAGCCGCCGTTGA
- a CDS encoding SDR family oxidoreductase, with translation MQRFEGKTVLVTGGNSGIGLAAAKAFAAEGARVIITGRDAQTLEAARQTLGAGALAIRNEAGSVASARALADAIASAGARLDAVFINAGVAKLAPFADSDEAMWDLVFNTNVKGAYFQIQSLVPLLNRGASIVINGSINAHIGMPGSSVYAASKAAVNSFAKTLSAELLPHGVRVNVVSPGPVQTPLYGKLGFDAATLDETAEKIKGLVPVGRFGTPDEIASTVLHLSAPESAFIVGAEIIASGGMGLL, from the coding sequence ATGCAACGCTTCGAAGGAAAGACGGTCCTCGTCACGGGCGGTAACAGCGGCATCGGCCTGGCGGCCGCCAAGGCATTCGCGGCAGAAGGTGCCCGCGTCATCATCACCGGGCGCGATGCGCAGACGCTCGAAGCCGCGCGGCAAACGCTCGGCGCAGGCGCACTGGCGATCCGCAACGAGGCCGGCAGCGTCGCGTCGGCCCGCGCACTGGCCGATGCGATCGCGTCGGCAGGGGCACGGCTCGACGCCGTGTTCATCAACGCGGGCGTCGCGAAACTCGCGCCGTTCGCCGACAGCGACGAGGCGATGTGGGATCTCGTGTTCAACACCAACGTGAAGGGCGCGTATTTCCAGATTCAATCGCTGGTGCCGCTGCTGAACCGCGGTGCGTCGATCGTGATCAACGGCTCGATCAACGCGCACATCGGGATGCCCGGCTCGTCGGTGTACGCGGCGAGCAAGGCGGCCGTCAATTCGTTCGCGAAGACGCTGTCGGCGGAATTGCTGCCGCATGGCGTGCGCGTGAACGTCGTGAGCCCCGGGCCCGTGCAGACGCCGCTGTACGGCAAGCTCGGGTTCGATGCGGCGACGCTCGACGAGACGGCCGAGAAGATCAAGGGCCTCGTGCCGGTCGGCCGGTTCGGCACGCCGGATGAAATCGCGTCGACGGTGCTGCACCTCAGCGCGCCGGAATCCGCGTTCATCGTCGGCGCGGAGATCATTGCGTCGGGCGGGATGGGGTTGCTCTGA
- a CDS encoding LysR family transcriptional regulator, with protein sequence MLSEDELALLDAIRATGSLSRAAARLGKAPSTVSHAARQLETRFDALLFDRRGYRLQLTPAGQLLTDEAARLALDVARLTQRVRQVASGWEDRLWIASDEVLEFDTLLPVVRAFDALDSGVSLRFTHEVLGGTWEALRDGRADLVVGATNEPPAIPGFKWFELGAMEWVFAVSPRHPLAAVTGALTRDAIGAHRAVVVADSSRRAAGRAYGLLGGQAVLAVPSMRAKILAQRDGLGVGWVPRRRVASLLARGELVERETADPREPNRLYVAWHGDRDGRALQWWLEQLREPRLAQRLLDGIDVAG encoded by the coding sequence ATGCTGTCCGAAGACGAACTTGCGCTGCTCGACGCGATTCGCGCCACCGGCAGCCTGTCGCGCGCGGCCGCGCGGCTCGGCAAGGCGCCGTCGACGGTGTCGCACGCGGCGCGCCAGCTCGAAACGCGCTTCGACGCGCTGCTGTTCGACCGGCGCGGCTACCGGTTGCAGCTCACGCCGGCCGGCCAGTTGCTGACCGACGAGGCGGCGCGGCTGGCGCTGGACGTCGCGCGGCTGACGCAGCGCGTGCGGCAGGTCGCGAGTGGCTGGGAAGACCGATTGTGGATTGCCAGCGACGAGGTGCTGGAGTTCGACACGCTGCTGCCGGTGGTCCGCGCGTTCGATGCGCTCGACTCGGGCGTGTCGTTGCGTTTCACGCATGAAGTGCTCGGCGGGACCTGGGAAGCACTGCGCGACGGCCGCGCGGACCTGGTGGTCGGCGCGACCAACGAGCCGCCCGCGATTCCCGGCTTCAAGTGGTTCGAGCTGGGCGCGATGGAGTGGGTGTTCGCGGTGTCGCCGCGCCATCCGCTGGCCGCCGTGACCGGTGCGCTGACGCGGGATGCGATCGGCGCGCACCGGGCGGTGGTCGTCGCCGATTCGTCGCGGCGCGCGGCCGGCCGCGCGTATGGCCTGCTCGGCGGGCAGGCCGTGCTCGCGGTGCCGTCGATGCGCGCGAAGATCCTCGCGCAGCGCGACGGGCTCGGCGTCGGCTGGGTGCCGCGCCGGCGCGTGGCGTCGCTGCTCGCACGCGGCGAACTCGTGGAAAGAGAGACGGCTGATCCGCGCGAGCCGAACCGGCTTTATGTCGCGTGGCATGGCGACCGGGACGGCCGCGCGCTGCAATGGTGGCTCGAGCAATTGCGCGAGCCGCGGCTCGCACAGCGCCTGCTCGACGGCATCGACGTGGCCGGCTGA
- a CDS encoding PLP-dependent aminotransferase family protein, translating into MDIAIRIEGRHDLTGQIFRQLRTAIVDGRLAGGARLPSTRDLAKQLGVSRKTTLDAFERLVAEGYLNTRAGDGTFVADGLARVPHAAAMSAPSIVEDTPRVDAVDARALWDELPDALAMPAPQDSPGFDFRGGVTDKALFPFDAWRRCLHHALRQQMRGPAQYHDPAGDPQLRGAIARYVAFSRAVACGWDDVLVTQGAQQALDLIARVVVRPGDVVAVEDPGYPPARAAFASLGATVIGVPVDAHGLVTERLPDDARLVYVTPSHQFPLGMPMTLDRRVALLEWAQRRRAVIIEDDYDGEFRFEGRPVESLKSLDRTGLVAYVGTFSKTIFPELRIGYAIPPRALRGALAKAKQIVDWHTCTLTQAALARFMLEGDFARHLKRVQKHYDARRKMLIAHLRGELAPWFDAIVPTAGIHLAAYLKPGLDEAALVRAARAQDIGLYGISAFHVGVPVRPGLLFGYGGIDALRIDTALATLAGLLGSDTAGGSALVT; encoded by the coding sequence ATGGACATCGCGATCCGCATCGAAGGCCGTCACGACCTGACGGGCCAGATCTTCCGGCAACTGCGCACCGCGATCGTCGACGGGCGGCTCGCCGGCGGCGCGCGGCTGCCATCGACGCGCGACCTCGCGAAACAGCTCGGCGTCTCGCGCAAGACGACGCTCGACGCGTTCGAGCGCCTCGTCGCCGAGGGCTACCTGAATACGCGCGCGGGCGACGGCACGTTCGTCGCCGACGGCCTCGCGCGCGTGCCGCATGCCGCGGCCATGTCGGCGCCGTCGATCGTCGAAGACACGCCGCGCGTCGACGCGGTCGATGCGCGCGCGCTGTGGGACGAGTTGCCCGACGCGCTCGCGATGCCCGCGCCGCAGGATTCGCCCGGCTTCGACTTCCGCGGCGGCGTGACCGACAAGGCGCTGTTCCCGTTCGACGCGTGGCGGCGCTGCCTGCATCACGCGCTGCGCCAGCAGATGCGCGGCCCCGCCCAGTACCACGACCCGGCCGGCGATCCGCAGTTGCGCGGCGCAATCGCGCGCTATGTCGCGTTCAGCCGTGCGGTCGCGTGCGGCTGGGACGACGTGCTCGTCACGCAAGGCGCGCAACAGGCGCTCGACCTGATCGCCCGCGTCGTCGTACGGCCCGGCGATGTGGTGGCGGTCGAAGATCCCGGCTACCCGCCCGCGCGCGCCGCGTTCGCGTCGCTCGGCGCGACGGTGATCGGCGTGCCGGTCGACGCGCATGGCCTAGTGACGGAACGGCTGCCCGACGACGCACGCCTCGTCTACGTGACGCCGTCGCATCAGTTCCCGCTCGGGATGCCGATGACGCTGGACCGGCGCGTCGCGCTGCTCGAATGGGCGCAGCGCCGCCGCGCGGTGATCATCGAGGACGACTACGACGGCGAGTTCCGCTTCGAAGGCCGCCCGGTGGAATCGCTGAAGAGCCTCGACCGCACGGGCCTCGTCGCGTATGTCGGCACGTTCTCGAAGACGATCTTTCCGGAACTGCGGATCGGCTATGCGATTCCGCCGCGCGCGCTGCGCGGCGCGCTGGCCAAGGCGAAGCAGATCGTCGACTGGCACACCTGCACGCTGACGCAGGCGGCGCTCGCACGCTTCATGCTCGAAGGCGATTTCGCGCGGCACCTGAAGCGCGTGCAGAAGCACTACGATGCGCGCCGCAAGATGCTGATCGCGCATCTGCGCGGCGAACTCGCGCCGTGGTTCGATGCGATCGTGCCGACCGCCGGCATCCACCTCGCCGCCTACCTGAAGCCGGGGCTCGACGAGGCGGCGCTGGTCCGCGCGGCCCGCGCGCAGGACATCGGCCTGTACGGCATCTCGGCGTTTCACGTCGGCGTGCCGGTCCGTCCGGGGCTGCTGTTCGGCTATGGCGGGATCGACGCGCTGCGCATCGACACGGCGCTCGCGACGCTGGCCGGCCTGCTGGGTTCGGACACCGCTGGCGGCTCGGCACTGGTTACCTGA
- a CDS encoding carboxymuconolactone decarboxylase family protein — protein MQPRLNFYAASPNAIKVMRNAEEFLAKSSIEKPLAELVRLRASQINGCAFCVDMHTTDARKGGETDRRLATVVTWRETPFFTERERAALEWTEALTLVAGNHVPDAVWDAVRPHFTDEELFDLSMLIATINSWNRFAIAFRKMPE, from the coding sequence ATGCAACCGCGCCTGAACTTCTATGCCGCCAGCCCGAATGCGATCAAGGTGATGCGCAACGCCGAGGAATTCCTCGCGAAGAGCTCGATCGAGAAGCCGCTCGCCGAACTCGTCCGCCTGCGCGCGTCGCAGATCAACGGCTGCGCGTTCTGCGTCGACATGCACACGACCGATGCGCGCAAGGGGGGCGAAACCGACCGCCGCCTGGCCACCGTCGTCACGTGGCGCGAAACGCCGTTCTTCACCGAGCGCGAACGCGCGGCCCTGGAATGGACCGAAGCGCTGACGCTGGTCGCCGGCAATCACGTGCCCGACGCCGTCTGGGACGCCGTGAGGCCGCACTTCACCGACGAAGAGCTGTTCGACCTGTCGATGCTGATCGCGACGATCAACTCGTGGAACCGCTTCGCGATCGCGTTCCGCAAGATGCCCGAGTAA
- a CDS encoding cupin domain-containing protein, with product MTHATLLRRAALCAWLAAGAALLPVAARAHDTGDNVHTIMQQAVPEAPGKLAVVATVDYAPGQASEAHRHLGSVFAVVSKGEVLSQVNGGPLHRYRAGEGWYEAPGSRHQVSRNASATEPAQLVVFGLTGEHVPLTSPIDQ from the coding sequence ATGACTCACGCTACGCTCCTCCGTCGCGCCGCCCTGTGCGCGTGGCTCGCGGCGGGCGCCGCACTGCTGCCGGTCGCCGCCCGCGCACATGACACCGGCGACAACGTGCACACGATCATGCAGCAGGCCGTGCCCGAAGCACCCGGCAAGCTCGCCGTCGTCGCGACCGTCGACTACGCGCCCGGCCAGGCTTCCGAAGCCCACCGGCACCTCGGCTCGGTGTTCGCGGTCGTGTCGAAAGGCGAAGTGCTATCGCAGGTGAACGGCGGCCCGCTGCACCGCTACCGCGCCGGCGAAGGCTGGTACGAAGCGCCCGGCTCACGCCACCAGGTGTCGCGCAACGCAAGCGCGACCGAGCCCGCACAGCTCGTCGTGTTCGGGCTGACCGGCGAACACGTGCCGCTGACGTCACCGATCGATCAGTAA
- a CDS encoding TetR/AcrR family transcriptional regulator, with protein MNAKSTVARPRGRRPSVDDFDLRDHMLDVATQLFAERGIAATTVAQIAAAAGVTSAMVHYYFTNREQLLDAIVEERLAQVIAFVWRPTEPQIENDPFALVAELVDRFFDVTHRMPWLPSIWLREIVHEGGLLRERMVRRIPLEHVGRFAERIRGAQQAGTLNPALEPAFLFHSIVALVMLPLATAKLWQSARGLPPIDRDVLHRHVRALLGSGMQPPAAAPRAPVRSARRPS; from the coding sequence ATGAACGCGAAATCCACCGTCGCCAGGCCGCGCGGGCGCCGCCCGTCGGTCGACGATTTCGACCTGCGCGACCACATGCTCGACGTCGCGACGCAGTTGTTCGCCGAGCGCGGGATCGCCGCGACGACCGTCGCGCAGATCGCCGCGGCCGCCGGCGTCACGTCGGCGATGGTCCATTACTACTTCACGAATCGCGAGCAGTTGCTCGACGCGATCGTCGAGGAACGGCTCGCGCAGGTCATCGCGTTCGTGTGGCGGCCGACCGAACCGCAGATCGAAAACGACCCGTTCGCGCTCGTCGCCGAACTTGTCGACCGCTTCTTCGACGTCACGCACCGCATGCCGTGGCTGCCGTCGATCTGGCTGCGCGAAATTGTCCACGAAGGCGGGTTGCTGCGCGAGCGGATGGTCCGGCGCATTCCGCTCGAACATGTCGGGCGCTTTGCCGAACGCATCCGCGGCGCGCAGCAGGCCGGCACGCTGAATCCCGCGCTCGAGCCCGCGTTCCTGTTCCATTCGATCGTCGCGCTGGTGATGCTGCCGCTCGCGACCGCGAAACTGTGGCAGAGCGCGCGCGGCCTGCCGCCGATCGACCGCGACGTGCTGCACCGCCATGTCCGCGCGCTGCTCGGTTCGGGCATGCAGCCGCCGGCCGCCGCGCCGCGCGCGCCGGTCCGCTCGGCACGGAGGCCGTCGTGA